The DNA segment ACCGAATCCGAAGTCACTTTGCTACCAATTTCTATGGCAGGGGTACCTCTCAATTCTCAAGGTAATGCGAACCCTCTCTCGCAACACCACGGCCATCgaccacacccaccaccaccaccaccacgatgGAAATTAACGCTCTTATCAACCACAACGATATTCACACGTCACCCACAGCCGAGCGCTTCTACCGGCTTCAATTGGCAAGTGTgacggcgtcaccatatatataccactggagcgagccaagcctgCAAGTTTGGCTCACTTatagcttttgatagcaatcacagtgggtatggtgcagtggtccggcctgccgtgacagcAAGGCAACAACGGCCACACTGGCACTTGAACGCTCACAGGGCCCCAGAGCTCCCGCGTGAGCAAAATGTAGCCATatataaccctaaccctcttcAATTCTCACTGACTAACTGACTGGCCACAGATTCGAATACGTGCCTTGCGCGAAGACGCCTATATGTCCTACGCGGCTATACGCGAGGCCACTGGCGCGTCGGATAAACAGATTCAATATGCTCTCACTACACCGTTGACCCCGCGAACAAACCGTCGTAGCCGGAAGCCCTCGCGGTTTACCGACGAAGAGAAGGACCGTATTACTCGCCCTCTCAATGACGACCCTATCGCACGCAAGCTTAATTGGCTAGATTTAAAGCTGTATTTGAAAGGATCTAAACACTGGAAGGATACGGCCTTCACCACAGCCATGAGAGCAGCCGGCTTTAGTCGTCAGGTCCCACCGCGGAGGATCAAGCTCACCGtctgtgacgaacccctgtacagaacctctgaaagggatacgggttgaaggtaacttctgacaattggttcggtgcagctaaacagtgcacaacaagatgtctcaatgtaaacacaagataccgtgaatacaatctgaattgcatactgcggaactgtctaactacaccagccagttcctccgtatatatagacctaaTGCCAAGCCTGGATCATTCTGTTTCTCCCCGGATCATGACCGACTCTTAAGGATCATGAGTGATTCCTGGGAATCGCTCATGATTCCTTCATGTCCCGGATGATCCACCTCTTATTGGTctatcctcctttctcttgattGGCTGCCGTGCCACCTCTTTCCTATTGGTTGTTCTTTTTGGGTGTCCACATCATATTCGTGACACCGTCTAATACCGGGCCGAACGACTGGCCTTTGTCCGTGAGCAATTGGCACTTCGGCCTCGCCCGGAAGACTGAGAGCACGTGGCCTTTAGTGACGAGGCCTGGGCTACTAATGACCCGATGTAAAAAAGGTGGCTTACTTTACACGATTTGAAGATATCAAGGCCTGGGCTACTATACGGCAAAAGCCTTACGGTTGGATGTTTTGGGGTATAACATGTGGATGTGAAAAGGCTGCCCCTTTTGTGTGGGAAAAAGAATATGGTGGGATTAATATCGAGAAGTATTAGATGTATATTTTCCCTATGATCTACGGTTTTATTATGGAGAAAAAGGTATAGGGTACTTCTGTGGTTTTTAACAGGATGATGCCTCTCCTCACTCTTCTATGGCAACCAGGGCTTACATCAGAAGGCTAGGTATTGAACTATGACTTGGCCGGCAAAAAGCCCTGATTCAAACCCTACTGAAAATGTGTGGTTTTGGATGAAAGATTAGATCGAATTGCGGTATAATATCTAAAGCCTTAGCCCCagtgttacgccccaagcgtaatacccctgtacaggaaccactgggtggtacctgtcagacagaaaagggttctggtcaatcaagctgaataggagctcatggaagctgaaactgacgtaaccagttcagctggacatggtaccattgccaccaatgctgtcaccttgcatagatataattgaggttctctggctttgaaggcacactgagcaaggtacaaagatacttcagaaatatatgtagatagcttgacataaataggggggagcgccgggcgctccccgtgtcgaggaatctgattcctcatgcaagcaattcaagttcatttgtctagAATCgactctcagtagctctttgttagaacaacctgttgttgacagtgaacccgtgtctgagacgcttgtcacaaccttcgatcatcctgtcatattcacctctggcgtactgccttgcagtctgtatccatttctggtgcaggttgtaacacccAGGGCCTTACGTAGGGCAAAATTCTAGAAACCTGGGAGGCAGTGCCTTCTGAATGGATTCGTTC comes from the Podospora pseudocomata strain CBS 415.72m chromosome 5, whole genome shotgun sequence genome and includes:
- a CDS encoding hypothetical protein (EggNog:ENOG503Q57R; COG:S), producing the protein MEINALINHNDIHTSPTAERFYRLQLARQQRPHWHLNAHRAPELPREQNIRIRALREDAYMSYAAIREATGASDKQIQYALTTPLTPRTNRRSRKPSRFTDEEKDRITRPLNDDPIARKLNWLDLKLYLKGSKHWKDTAFTTAMRAAGFSRQVPPRRIKLTVCDEPLYRTSERDTG